A stretch of the Oncorhynchus tshawytscha isolate Ot180627B unplaced genomic scaffold, Otsh_v2.0 Un_contig_2380_pilon_pilon, whole genome shotgun sequence genome encodes the following:
- the LOC112240364 gene encoding zinc finger protein 239-like: protein MTVTSKNEEEENGYLGPVSQSHLKASNGSNDELNREMVLRNRALINTRERHDKRGSSGEPQQHHEADEAEKSLSTSEHLKKHQRKPTGKKSHRCSVCGKSYSRSDSLKAHQRIHTGKKSHHCSDCGKTYSRSDSLKVHQKKHIGEKPHCCSNCGKSCTSLATLKIHQRIHRREKPYSCSDCGKCFVLSGHLKSHQRTHTGQKPYSCHLCGRSFRHLSSLIVHQRIHTGEKPYQCSDCGNSFVSSGLLKSHQRTHTGEKPHSCDQCDKRYSDKRSLIKHQKIHT, encoded by the exons atgactgtTACATCGAAAAACGAGGAGGAGGAAAATGGatatctgggcccggtttcccaaagtCATCTTAAGGCATCCAATGGTTCTAATGATGAACTTAACCGTGAAATGGTTTTGAGAAACCGTGCCCTgattaacacta gagagagacatgacaaacgtggatcctctggggagcctcaacaacatcatgaagctgacgaggcagagaagagtctctccacatcagaacacctcaagaaacaccagcGGAAACCCACAGGGAAGAAATCTCACCGCTGCTCTGTCTGTGGGAAGAGTTACTCAAGATCAGATTCACTGAAGGCACACCAGAGAATTCACACAGGGAAGAAGTCTCaccactgctctgactgtgggaagactTACTCAAGATCAGATTCACTAAAAGTACACCAGAAAAAACACATTGGAGAGAAACCTCACTGCTGCTCTAATTGTGGGAAGAGTTGCACCTCTTTAGCAACCCTAAAAATACATCAGAGAATCCATAGAAGAGAAAAACCTTATAGTTGCTCTGATTGTGGGAAGTGTTTTGTTTTGTCAGGACATCTAAAATCACACCAGAGAACCCACACAGGacagaaaccttatagctgtcaTCTATGTGGGAGGAGTTTTAGGCACTTAAGCAGCCTGATagtacaccagagaatacacacaggagagaaaccttaccaaTGCTCTGACTGCGGAAATAGTTTTGTTTCGTCAGGACTTTTaaaatcacaccagagaacacatacaggagagaaacctcatagctgtgatcaatgtgacaagagatactctgataaaagatctctgattaaacatcagaaaatacatacatga
- the LOC112240361 gene encoding gastrula zinc finger protein XlCGF71.1-like, producing MTVTSKKEEEEEEEDTGYLSPVSQTHLKASDGNDELSHKMVLGNRSLINTRERHDDRGSSGEPQQHHEAEEVEESFSASEHLKKQKRKRTGKKPHRCSDCGKRFTSSADLKRHQRIHTGEKPYSCDQCGKRFTDLSSLKRHQRIHTGEKPYSCTDCGKSFNVPSSLKTHQRIHTGEKPYSCDQCGKSFVSSSQLTVHQRTHTGEKCYSCDQCGKSFVSSSQLTAHQRTHTGEKSYSCDQCGKRYSGKRSLIRHQKIHEGVVP from the exons atgactgtcacatccaaaaaggaggaggaggaagaagaggaggatactGGATATCTGAGCCCGGTTTCCCAAACGCATCTTAAGGCGTCCGATGGTAACGATGAACTTAGCCATAAAATGGTTTTGGGAAACCGTTCCCTgattaacacta gagagcgTCATGACgatcgtggatcctctggggagcctcaacaacatcatgaagctgaagaggtagaggagagttTTTCCGCATCAGAACATCTCAAGAAACAGAAGCGGAAACGCACAGGGAAGAAACCTCaccgctgctctgactgtgggaagagattcacaTCTTCAGCAGACCTCAAAAGACATCAGAGAATccatacaggagagaaaccttatagctgtgatcaatgtgggaagagatttaCTGATCTAAGCAGCCTGAAAAGACACCAGAGaattcacactggagagaaaccttatagctgcactgactgtgggaagagttttaatGTTCCAAGCAGCCTGAAAACACACCAAAGGATTCACacgggagagaaaccttatagctgtgatcaatgtgggaagagttttgtttcATCTAGCCAGCTGactgtacaccagagaacacacacaggagagaaatgttatagctgtgatcaatgtgggaagagttttgtttcATCTAGCCAGCTGACtgcacaccagagaacacacacaggagagaaatcgtatagctgtgatcaatgtgggaagagatacTCTGGTAAAAGATCTCTGATTagacatcagaaaatacatgaaGGAGTTGTTCCATGA
- the LOC112240365 gene encoding gastrula zinc finger protein XlCGF17.1-like yields MIVTLKKEEEEEETGYLGPVSQTHLKVSDGSNDELNRKMVLRNRSSINTRERPDYRGFSGEPQLHHKADEAEKSLSTSEHLKFQQRPTGMKPHHCSVCGKSYSRSDSLKAHQRIHTGEKPYSCSQCGKSFTTSSRLTIHQRTHTGDKSFHCSDCGKSYSRSESLNTHQRIHTGEKSYSCYQCGKGFTTSSKLTIHQRTHTGDKSFHCTDCGKSFLISGHLKSHQRIHTGEKPYSCDQCGKSFSHLSSLIVHQRTHTGEKPYSCDQCGKSFTQSSQLTRHQRTHTGEKYFSCDQCGKTFTEPGNLTKHQRTHTGEKPYSCDQCGKSFTESGNLTKHQRRHSGEKSHSCDQCDKRYSDNRSLIKHQKIHEGVVS; encoded by the exons atgattgTCACACTGaaaaaggaggaagaagaggaggaaactggatatctgggcccggtttcccaaacgcATCTTAAGGTGTCCGATGGTTCTAATGATGAACTCAACCGTAAGATGGTTTTGAGAAACCGTTCCTCgattaacacta gagagagacctgACTATCGGGGAttctctggggagcctcaactaCATCACAAagctgacgaggcagagaagagtctctccacttCAGAACATCTCAAATTCCAGCAGAGACCCACAGGAATGAAACCTCACCACTGCTCTGTCTGTGGGAAGAGTTACTCAAGATCAGATTCACTGAAAGCACACCAGAGaattcacactggagagaaaccttatagctgttctcaatgtgggaagagttttactacatctagccgtctgactatacaccagagaacacacacaggagataaatCTTtccactgctctgactgtgggaagagttactCAAGATCAGAGTCactaaacacacaccagagaattcacactggagagaaatcttatagctgttATCAATGTGGGAAGGGTTTTACTACATCTAGCAAGctgactatacaccagagaacacacacaggagataaatCTTTCCACTGCACAGACTGTGGTAAGAGTTTTCTGATATCAGGACATTTAaaatcacaccagagaatacacacaggagagaagccttatagctgtgatcaatgtgggaagagttttagtcACTTAAGCAGCCTGATAgttcaccagagaacacacacaggagagaaaccttatagctgtgatcaatgcgggaagagttttactcagtctaGTCAGCTGACTaggcaccagagaacacacacaggagagaaatattttagctgtgatcaatgtgggaagactTTTACTGAGCCTGGTAACTTGACTAagcatcagagaacacacacaggagagaaaccatatagctgtgatcaatgtgggaagagttttactgaGTCTGGTAACTTGACTAAGCACCAGAGAAGACACTCAGGAGAGAAGTCACATAGTTGTGATCAATGTGACAAGAGATACTCTGATAATCGATCTCTGATTAaacaccagaaaatacatgaaggagttgtttcatga